In Macrobrachium rosenbergii isolate ZJJX-2024 chromosome 48, ASM4041242v1, whole genome shotgun sequence, one DNA window encodes the following:
- the LOC136831141 gene encoding larval cuticle protein A2B-like: protein MNSKVLILLAMVSAAAADKPVQLYGPPEVQQPSPEYSSEESSEPASYNFEFAVEDGYSGADFNHQEEREEDNTQGSYSVQLPDGRRQTVTYYVDGDSGYIAEVAYEGEAQYLEPEEESEESSEPAPIYAAPEPKPRPTYSRPTYAPRKPSTTPKPRPTYKAASEESEEEEEETPNSVYGPPSRSYGAPQ from the exons ATGAACTCAAAG GTTCTTATCCTCCTGGCGATGGTTTCAGCTGCCGCAGCTGATAAGCCAGTTCAACTCTATGGACCTCCTGAG GTACAACAACCATCTCCCGAATACTCCTCCGAGGAGTCCAGCGAACCTGCCAGCTACAATTTCGAGTTCGCCGTGGAAGATGGCTACTCTGGTGCCGACTTCAACCACCAGGAAGAACGGGAGGAGGACAACACTCAAGGGTCATACAGCGTCCAACTTCCCGATGGGCGTCGCCAGACTGTCACGTATTACGTCGACGGAGACTCCGGCTACATAGCTGAGGTCGCCTACGAGGGAGAAGCCCAGTACTTAGAACCCGAGGAGGAATCTGAGGAATCGTCTGAGCCAGCTCCCATTTACGCAGCTCCAGAACCCAAACCTAGGCCTACCTACTCTAGACCTACTTATGCTCCTCGGAAACCCTCTACAACTCCCAAACCAAGGCCAACTTACAAAGCTGCTTCAGAGGAatcggaggaggaagaagaggagaccCCAAACTCTGTATATGGCCCACCCAGCAGGTCCTACGGCGCCCCTCAGTAA
- the LOC136831776 gene encoding uncharacterized protein — protein MVSSEKRRVYNYKTRHALKKMLPNESHQAKPGLEWQVNYSNGQSKFARHETRDDQETKGSYSVMLPDGRTQTVTYYVDQSSGYVATVTYDGQATYPEYAQPIGDSEENDSEKEEIEEEEEEEEDEDREIDGRRKKDTNFGPPLFGYGYKL, from the exons ATGGTCAGCTCAGAAAAACGCCGTGTGTATAATTACAAAACACGTCAC GCGCTGAAAAAGATGCTGCCAAACGAGTCTCACCAGGCCAAGCCCGGCCTCGAGTGGCAAGTGAATTACTCCAACGGCCAGAGCAAGTTCGCGCGCCACGAGACCCGGGACGACCAGGAGACCAAAGGGTCCTACTCGGTCATGCTACCGGACGGCCGGACGCAGACGGTGACCTACTACGTCGACCAATCGTCGGGGTACGTGGCCACGGTCACCTACGATGGCCAGGCCACCTATCCGGAGTACGCGCAGCCGATTGGTGACTCAGAGGAGAATGATTccgaaaaagaagaaatagaagaagaagaagaagaagaagaagacgaagatagagagatagatggtCGACGCAAGAAGGACACGAATTTTGGCCCTCCGCTTTTTGGATATGGCTACAAATTGTAG